One Phaseolus vulgaris cultivar G19833 chromosome 2, P. vulgaris v2.0, whole genome shotgun sequence DNA window includes the following coding sequences:
- the LOC137811172 gene encoding putative disease resistance protein RGA4, which yields MAEVLLGVVIENLGSFVQKKLATYWGVDQQTQKLSSNLTAIRAVLRDAEREQLRKHAVKNWLQKLTDAAYVLDDILDACSIHSTKMHSHDRHTSCLSPLHPKDIFFRFHIGKRMKDITQRFHDIHQEKSSFNLESGVTEVETVDDDWRQTSSDITEPTLYGRDQDREQIVKFLLEDASNSEDLSVYPIVGMGGLGKTTLAKQVFNDHRVCNHFDLTIWVCVSDDFNIKTILQSIIECCTGQNPNLNTLEAVRKRVEEVLQNKRYLLVLDDVWNEDQEKWKQLKGKLLCARAAKGATILVTTRLQEVASIMETHPAYHLTELSGDDSWSLFKHHAFAQNREEIEELVAIGRVIVRRCVGSPLAIKTLGSLLRDKSEVSQWENVKESEIWNIREESSSMTSEENSIMRALKLSYSNLELSLRRCFSFCAIFPKDFEIGKDDLIHLWMANGFIKSEGSVEVEDVGNKVWKKLYRRSFFQEAKSDEIGMIRSCKMHDLFHDLAQSIMGEECVVIEKGRFTQLPTRVHYLNLLNYKVSVDITAFRKVESLRTFMDFGDIGLVPSNNCLRVLRTRHFSLLKDIGHLRYLSLEWSLGSSLYNISFQLPKLQILKLEGFRDLRLPKELTQLQDLRHIMIDECDVKEMPPNIGKLRNLRTLNTFVVGSKAGCGLAELHSLKLGGKLSIEGLENVPNESDAKEANLIDKKDLNDLKLSWGGSANSEGSNVNVERVLEALQPPSTLKSFWMEGYKRRQLSSWMRNCTVLRDLVLVKLLDCDNCEELPPLGKLPQLKILDVRGMKNVKWIGGESYDGVEEKAFPLLEKLSVEKLPKLERMSREEGVEMLPRLSELTIDCVSNLKFPRLPSVEKVCICEATSFMEGVVENMPCLKTLFVANIKELVVLPDQLQHLTIENCNDLEYFSEHVLEGLTSLRNLSIKNCKKLKSLSEGVRHLTCLKTLSIMDCPEVVTLPSNMTQLTALQFVRIEGCSTSPYGLQCVPSLRILVILYCMCTSLPEWVGDMTSLQNLRIWYCRELRSVPSSIQRLTNLSSLEIYGCPYLDKRCKRETGEDWQYIKHIPEIKLVTL from the coding sequence ATGGCCGAGGTTTTACTGGGAGTCGTCATTGAAAATTTGGGATCTTTTGTTCAAAAGAAACTCGCAACTTATTGGGGTGTTGACCAGCAGACTCAGAAGCTTTCCAGCAATCTCACTGCAATCCGTGCTGTCCTCAGAGACGCTGAGAGAGAGCAACTAAGAAAGCATGCTGTGAAGAATTGGCTGCAAAAACTCACAGATGCAGCATATGTGCTGGATGATATCTTGGATGCATGTTCAATTCACTCCACAAAGATGCACTCTCATGATCGACATACTTCATGCCTATCCCCTCTCCATCCTAAGGACATTTTCTTTCGTTTTCATATTGGAAAGCGGATGAAAGACATCACTCAAAGATTTCATGACATTCATCAAGAAAAGAGCAGCTTTAATTTAGAATCTGGGGTCACCGAGGTGGAAACAGTGGATGATGATTGGCGCCAAACTAGCTCTGACATTACAGAACCTACACTCTATGGCAGAGACCAGGATCGGGAGCAAATTGTAAAGTTTCTTCTGGAAGATGCCAGTAACAGTGAAGACCTCTCCGTCTATCCCATAGTTGGTATGGGTGGACTCGGCAAAACAACACTTGCCAAGCAGGTCTTCAATGATCACAGGGTATGCAACCATTTTGACTTGACAATTTGGGTTTGTGTTTCTGATGATTTCAACATCAAGACAATACTACAATCCATCATAGAATGTTGCACTGGACAAAACCCCAATCTCAATACCTTAGAAGCAGTGCGGAAAAGGGTTGAAGAAGTGTTGCAGAACAAGAGGTATTTACTTGTTCTTGATGATGTGTGGAATGAAGACCAAGAGAAATGGAAGCAGTTGAAGGGGAAGTTGTTGTGTGCAAGGGCAGCAAAAGGAGCTACCATTTTGGTCACCACTCGACTCCAGGAAGTTGCTTCTATCATGGAGACGCATCCTGCTTACCATTTGACAGAATTGTCAGGAGACGACAGTTGGTCATTGTTCAAACACCATGCGTTTGCTcaaaacagagaagaaatagaaGAGCTTGTGGCAATTGGCAGAGTGATAGTGAGAAGATGCGTTGGTTCGCCACTTGCAATCAAAACACTGGGAAGTCTTTTGCGTGATAAAAGTGAGGTAAGCCAGTGggaaaatgtaaaagaaagtgAGATTTGGAATATACGAGAGGAAAGTAGTTCTATGACAAGCGAGGAAAATTCTATCATGCGTGCTTTGAAACTGAGCTATTCTAATTTGGAGTTGTCTCTTAGGAGATGCTTTTCTTTTTGTGCAATTTTCCCCAAAGATTTTGAAATAGGCAAGGATGATCTAATTCATCTCTGGATGGCTAATGGGTTTATTAAATCTGAAGGAAGTGTAGAAGTGGAGGATGTTGGAAATAAAGTGTGGAAAAAATTATACCGTAGATCATTTTTTCAAGAAGCAAAGTCTGATGAGATTGGTATGATTAGAAGTTGCAAGATGCATGATCTATTTCATGATCTTGCCCAGTCTATTATGGGTGAAGAATGTGTGGTTATTGAGAAAGGAAGGTTCACTCAGTTGCCAACTAGAGTTCACTATCTAAACTTGTTAAATTATAAGGTGTCTGTTGATATTACTGCTTTCAGGAAAGTTGAATCCTTGCGGACTTTTATGGATTTTGGTGATATTGGCCTGGTGCCATCAAACAATTGTCTTCGAGTGTTACGTACACGTCATTTTTCGTTACTCAAGGATATAGGACATTTGAGATACTTGAGTTTGGAATGGAGTTTGGGATCAAGCTTATATAACATAAGTTTTCAGTTGCCGAAATTGCAAATATTGAAACTGGAAGGCTTCCGTGACCTTAGGCTGCCCAAAGAATTGACGCAATTACAGGATCTAAGACATATTATGATTGATGAGTGTGATGTAAAAGAGATGCCTCCGAATATTGGCAAGTTAAGGAATCTAAGAACACTGAACACTTTCGTTGTGGGATCAAAGGCAGGGTGTGGGTTAGCAGAGTTGCATAGCTTAAAGCTGGGAGGCAAGCTGAGCATTGAAGGCCTTGAGAACGTTCCCAATGAATCGGACGCTAAAGAAGCAAATTTGATTGATAAGAAGGACTTGAATGACCTAAAGTTGTCATGGGGTGGTAGTGCTAATTCAGAAGGTAGTAATGTGAACGTTGAGAGAGTACTGGAAGCCCTGCAACCTCCCTCAACTCTGAAGAGTTTTTGGATGGAAGGATATAAGAGGAGACAGTTATCGAGTTGGATGAGAAATTGTACAGTTCTGAGAGACTTGGTGTTAGTTAAACTCTTGGATTGTGACAACTGTGAGGAGCTTCCTCCACTTGGTAAACTACCACAATTGAAAATACTAGACGTGCGGGGAATGAAAAATGTGAAGTGGATAGGTGGTGAGTCGTATGATGGTGTGGAGGAGAAGGCATTTCCATTGTTGGAGAAATTGAGTGTGGAGAAATTACCAAAATTGGAGAGGATGTCGAGGGAAGAAGGAGTAGAGATGCTCCCTCGTCTTTCTGAATTAACAATTGATTGCGTCTCCAACCTTAAATTTCCACGTCTTCCTTCTGTTGAGAAGGTATGTATTTGCGAAGCGACTTCTTTCATGGAAGGGGTTGTGGAGAATATGCCTTGTTTAAAGACCTTGTTTGTTGCAAACATTAAAGAACTGGTGGTATTACCCGACCAACTACAGCATCTAACCATTGAAAATTGTAATGATTTGGAGTATTTTTCAGAACACGTGTTGGAAGGTCTGACCTCACTTCGAAATTTGAGTATTAAGAACTGTAAGAAATTAAAATCCCTATCTGAAGGTGTGCGACATTTGACATGTCTGAAGACTTTGAGTATCATGGATTGTCCAGAGGTGGTGACTCTACCAAGCAATATGACCCAACTAACTGCCCTTCAGTTTGTTAGAATCGAGGGTTGCTCCACATCACCCTATGGCTTACAATGTGTCCCCTCCCTACGAATTTTGGTTATATTATATTGTATGTGTACTTCATTGCCGGAGTGGGTGGGAGACATGACTTCTCTTCAAAATTTAAGGATTTGGTACTGTAGGGAGTTGAGGTCAGTACCGAGTAGCATTCAACGCCTCACCAACTTGTCTTCTTTAGAAATATACGGATGTCCTTATCTGGATAAGCGGTGCAAGAGGGAAACGGGAGAGGATTGGCAGTACATAAAGCATATTCCAGAAATAAAACTCGTCACACTCTGA